Genomic segment of Dactylococcopsis salina PCC 8305:
AAACGTCAACTCGTCCCATGTCTTCTACCAGTTGCGCGATCGCGCTTTCTTTGCTTAAATCAACGCTAACAAAGCGGATACTCTCAAACTCACTGGGAGATAATTGTTGCTTGAGACGTTCTATTGATGCTTCGTTGCGATAGGGAATGGTAACTTTTGCCCCCTGTCTAACCACAGCAGGAGTAACCCCTAAACCTAAACCACCAGCGCCACCAGTGAGAAGAACTTGTTTACCTTCCATATTAAACTAATTCCTTGTTTGTCCTTCCCTCAACTTAGCAAAATTGCTGTTGGATAGATATTATTGCCATCTCACGTCATTTTCTACAGTAAAATTGAGAGACGAATCATCTTTATGGTCCTCCATGAAACAAGACCCAATTTTAAAATTACAAAAAATCAGTAAGAAATATTCTCGTCAAGGGATTCCTGCTGTGAAGGAAGTGAGTTTGAGTTTACCTCAAGGACACTTACTCAGTCTCTTGGGACCTTCTGGGTGTGGGAAAACGACTTTGTTACGTCTCATTGCAGGATTTGAGCAACCCTTACAGGGAGAGATTACCATTGCAGGAACGGTGGTGGCAAATACGGGTTTTTATCTTCCTCCAGAGAAACGGGATGTGGGGATGGTGTTTCAAGATTATGCGTTGTTTCCTCATCTCAATGTGGGAAAAAATATCGCCTTTGGTTTGAAGCAAAATCGCAGTCTCAGTGGGACGGAAATTAAAAAGCAAGTACAAGCGGCTTTAGATTTAGTGGGATTAGATGGGTTGGAGAATCGCTATCCTCACGAGTTATCGGGTGGTCAACAACAACGGGTTGCTTTAGCTAGGGCTTTAGCCCCTCGTCCGAATTTAGTGCTATTAGATGAACCGTTGAGTAATTTAGATGTACAAGTGCGGCTACGGTTGCGAACTGAGTTACGAGATATTCTGAAAGCGGCGGGGATTGCGGCGGTGTTTGTGACTCACGACCAAGAGGAAGCGCTTTCAATTTCTGATTCGGTGGCGGTGATGCAACAAGGCTCGATCGAACAACATGAGACACCAGAACAGGTTTATCTCAGTCCAGCGTCCCGTTTTGTGGCAGAGTTTGTCACTCAGGGTAATTTTTTACCCGCTTCTCGCAACGGTAAGGGGTGGGAAACGGAAATCGGAACGTTTGCGTTAGATGCGTCTCAAGTCTCGGATGCGGTGGGGGGAGACAGTGGCGAGTTGATGATTCGTCAGGAGGATATGAGTTTAACCCCTGATGAGAGTTCTGAGATTGTGATCCTCGATCGAGAATTTTTAGGACGAGAACACCGTTATCGGTTGCAATTACCTTCGGGAATGCAGTTAAAGGTTCGCACGCATCAAACGCCTCCTTTAGTCCCAAAAACAGCAGTGAAGCTGACGATCGAGGAAGGAATGTTACAGTTATTTTCCAGTGGTTCTACGCTGAACCGTGAACGATTAACAGCGATTCATTAATGATTCGGGATGATGGAGAACCAAGATAGTTTTAAGATTGTTTTTGCGCCCTTGATTCTAGAAGAAGTGTATCAGTTAGCAGATGATGGGGCAAACGGCGCGATCGTGCTGATGAGTGGGACGGTACGGGAACAAACAGCAGGAAAACCAGTGGCTTTTTTAGAATATCAGGCTTATGAACCGATGGCGATCAAGCTGTTTCAACAAATCGCCCAAAACCTTCGTCAGCAATGGTCATCGGTGAATCGGGTAGTGATTCATCATCGCATTGGACGGTTAAAAATTGGCGAAATTAGCGTGTTAGTGGCGGTGGGATGTCCCCATCGTCGAGAAGCGTTTGAGGCTTGTCAGTATGCGATCGATACCCTTAAACACAACGCCCCCATCTGGAAGAAAGAAGCGAGTATTAATCCTGACGGCTCGATCGAAGCCAACTGGGTGGATTGTCCTCGCTGTTAAGGTGACCAGTGATCAGTGACCAGTGACCAGTGACCAGTGACCAGTGACCAGTGATCAGTGACCAGTGATCAGTGACCAGTGACCAGTGACCAGTGACCAGTGACCAGTGACCAGTGACCAGTGACCAGTGATCAGTGACCAGTGACCAGTGACCAGTGACCAGTGAACAAATAACAAATAACGAATAACGGTCTTCACCGACCAATGGACTTTTTCAGCAAACCCTACTTACTGATTAAGTTTGAGAACTACTGGTAACTGGTAACTGCTTAACTGGTCACTAATTGGTATTGGGCTGTAATAAGCTCACTAAATGCCCGTCTGGAGTGCGTATGGCAGCGACTTTCCCAAAGGAAGGCTCACGAATCCGCCCCTCTAAATTTGCTCCCAATGCTTCTAAGGATTTAACACTTTCTAACACATCTTCCACATGAAAACTCAAAATCGGTGAACTCCCCGCATTTGCGCCTTCTGCGGCATGAAGCGCGATCGTTGTTCCCCCAGCGTCTAATTCTGCCCAAGCAGGGCTATTTTTTTTCACGGGTAAACCCAAGCCTTCGGAATAAAATTTGACAGAAGCGTTCACGTCGTTAACCATTAACATGACGTGCTTAAAGGTTGCACTCATTACTTTTCTCCATTGTTTTCACTATTCACCCTAATCTTGGCAGGATGCCCCAACTAATCCTTCGGATTTAGTTGTGGGAGGAATGCCAAGGGACTTATTTCTATGCTAATATACTCAATTATGGTGAAAATTTCCTAACGATGGAACAGACTCTAACCATTGTAGTAAAGCTAGAAGTAGAACCTGAGCAGGCAACTCAGCTTGAAGAAACTGCTCAGACTTTTGCTGATGCTTGCTCTTGGATTAATGAGAACATAAACCATCGTTTAACCAATCGCAATTCAATTCAGGCTGTCTGCTATAACGATGTTAAAGAAAAGTTTGGATTAAAGGCTAACCATATTGTTCGTGCTTGCGCCAGAGTCGCTTCTAACCGAAAGACTGCCAAACATAAAGGTCGGAAGGTTAAAGGCTTCCAACCTACCTCCTTCGATTGTGACGGTAGGACTTTCTCTTTTCGGGAAAAAGATTGGACAATTAGTGTCTCAACTCTTGGTAAGAGATTAAGACTACCGTTAAGAGCCAGCAATTATCATAAGGGTAAATTGACTGGTCGTAAGCCAACTTCAGCTCAAATCTGTAAACATAAAGATGGTCAATGGTATTGCCATATTCAAGTCACCATTGATTATGCCGAACCCCAAAAAACTGACAAAGTTATCGGTGTTGATTTTGGGAGACGGGAAATAGCTAGAACATCCACCAATCAAGGATGGGACGGGAAAGAAGTTCAACAAAAAAGAGATAAGTTTTCTAGAGTAAGATCATCTCTTCAGAAAAAAGCGCGTAAAGGCACAAGATCATCTAGACGTAGATGTCGAGAGGTCTTGAAACGGTTATCAGGACGCGAAAAGAGATATCAAAAGTGGGTTAACCACAACATAAGTAAAGCTATCATCAAAGGAGCAAAAGAGACTAACTCCGCAGTGGCAATCGAAGACCTGACTGGGATTCGTGAACGAACGAATGAAAAACCAAGAAATAAAACAGAAAGAAGAAGGTCTAATTCTTGGGCTTTCTATCAGTTAAGAACGTTTCTAGAGTATAAAGGGATTAAGGAAGGAGTAAAAGTAATTGCTATTCCTCCTGCCTATACCAGCCAAACTTGCCATTGTTGTAACCACATTGGACTAAGAACCAATAAAAGTTTTAAGTGTTCTAATTCTGATTGCCGTTGGGAAGGAGATGCAGATGATAATGCTTCTGAAATGATAGCTAAATGGGGGCGATCAATTGTAATGCGTCCTGGAGGCTCGGAGATTCTATCTTGTAGGATTTCCAGGGCTACTGAAAGCCCCATCCACATTGCCTGAGCAATTGGGTGGGGAAGTTTACATCGTAAACAATTTACTCAGGACTTACGCAGTTGAATGAATTTTGCCCCCTACCCTCCAACTTTGGGGGGAATGAACTCATAAAGTCCCCCAGACTTGGGGGATTTAGGGGGCAAGTGCGTAATATTAGGTTCGGGTAATTGCTTATAATTGGTGTTGAGTTTCGCGTACAGACGTTCCATGGCGTGGAGACGTTCCATGGAACGTCTCTACCCCCACCTACATGGTTGTCCTTTGTCTTTCGTCCTTCGTCCTTCGTCCTTTGTTTTCCAATGACCAATGACCAATGACTAATGACTGATGTACAGACGTTCCATGTGATGTACAGACGTTCCATGGAACGTCTCTACAATGATGACTAATAGATGTTGGGTTTCGTAAACTCCACCCAACCTACTTTTTATTGATTAATTTTTCGTGCGTCTTGAATCCAATTTTGCACGATCGACACGGATGGACAATAATCTCTGCGCTTGAAAAGAGCGATTTGTAGGCGTAAAACTTGTTGATGGAGTTTTTGGGGGTGCATTTGCTTTAATTGCTCGATCGAGCCGATACCAGCATGAAGCAATAACCCACAGTATTCACACCCCACACTCGGAAGACGAGCTAAATCTGCCATAATCACCCATTTACTGATCTGTTGCGGTTTTTGTTGCAGATAACGGGCAATTTCTTCTTTTCCCTGCTGAGTTTGGGCTTTTAGAAGTAAGTCTTGAGTGGTTGTAATCCCTAAATCTTGAAAGCGCGATCGAGTGGTTTCATCGAGACGAGGTAAATGTTCCAGCGACCAGTTTTTCCCTTTCATCGTCAAATTTCCCCCCAACAGGGGGAATCGCATCAATTAGAGTTTTACTTCAATATCCACACCTGCGGGTAAATCAAGTTTCATCAAAGCATCGATTGTTTTGGAAGAAGGCTGATAAATATCAATAATCCGTCTGTGGGTGCGAGTTTCAAAGTGTTCTCTGGAATCTTTATTCACGTGAGGAGAGCGTAACACACAGTAAATTTTGCGCTTAGTGGGTAAGGGAATCGGTCCCACTGCATTGGCATCAGTACGCTGTGCCGTTTCGACAATTTTGTCGCAAGAGGTATCTAATAATCGACGATCAAAGCCTTTGAGACGGATGCGAATTTTTTGTTGTTGGAGAGTTGCCATAAGTTTTTAAGAGAATCTAATTCAGTTGTCAAGGTTCAGAGCGAAGAAAAGAGCAACAGGGAAAACGCCGCTGCTGCTCTGAAGGGATTTCTAGAAGTGAGCTATTTCACAATTTTGGAAACCACGCCAGCACCGATCGTGCGACCCCCTTCACGAATCGCAAAGCGCATTCCTTGCTCAATGGCAACGGGGTTAATCAATTCCACCGTCATTTTTACACGGTCTCCTGGCATCACCATCTCGGCGGCGCTACCGTCATCGGCGGTAAAAGCGTTAATCGTACCCGTTACATCAGTGGTTCGCACAAAAAACTGAGGACGATAGTTAGGGAAGAAAGGAGTGTGACGACCGCCTTCCTCTTTTTTCAGGACATACACTTCAGCCTCAAACTGAGTATGAGGAGTAATCGAGCCTGGTTTCGCCAAGACCATACCGCGCTCAATATCATCTTTCTGGACACCCCGAAGAAGAATCCCGACATTATCACCAGCCATTCCTTCATCCAGAGTTTTCTGGAACATTTCCACACCGGTTACTGTGCTTTTACGAGTGTCGCCGATACCGACAATTTCCACTTCTTCGCCGACTTTGACCTTACCGCGCTCAATTCGACCTGTGGCAACAGTTCCCCGACCCGTAATGGAGAATACGTCCTCAATTGCCATCAAGAAAGGCTTATCAACATCTCGTTCAGGAGTGGGAATATAATCATCCACTGCATCCATCAGTTCGTAGATTTTATCAACCCACTCGTTATCACCTTGAGCGATATCGGGTTTTTGGGTAAGCGCCTCTACTGCCATCAATGCTGAACCCGAAATAATCGGAATATCATCCCCAGGGAAATCGTATTCACTGAGCAATTCCCGAACTTCTAGTTCTACTAACTCTAAAAGCTCTTCGTCATCCACTTGATCCACTTTGTTGAGAAAAACAACTAAGTTAGAGATTCCCACCTGACGAGCAAGCAAAATATGCTCACGAGTTTGAGGCATCGGACCATCGGCAGCGGAGCAAACGAGAATTGCTCCATCCATCTGCGCTGCCCCCGTGATCATGTTTTTCACATAGTCTGCGTGTCCAGGACAATCTACGTGGGCATAGTGACGCTTGTTGGTTTCATATTCCACGTGAGCGGTATTGATGGTGATTCCCCGTGCTTTTTCTTCGGGAGCGGCATCAATGTCTTCATAGTTCCGTGCTTTTGCCCGACCCGAATGGGATAAGGTGAGGGTCAAAGCGGCAGTTAATGTGGTTTTACCGTGGTCAACGTGACCCACTGTGCCAATGTTAGCGTGATCTTTTGTCCGTTCAAATTTTTCGCGTGCCATGAGTCTATTTTTCCTTAAATATCCTAACTATGCGTTCCCTTGATTTTTAGCAATGACGGCTTCGGCAACATGGTTCGGAACTTCAGCGTAGTGGCTGAACTCCATTGTAAAGATGCCTCGACCTTGTGTTTTGGAGCGGATGTCGGTGGCATATCCAAACATCTCCGCGAGAGGAACTTCTGCCGAAATTTTGGCGAGTCCATCATCGGTATTCATATTACCGATTTGACCGCGACGAGAGTTGAGATCGCCCATGACATCACCCAAGAAGTCTTCGGGGACTTCTACTTCCACTTTCATCATTGGCTCTAACAGTGCGGGGCTGGCTTTTTTCGCTGCTTCCCGAATTCCCATTGATCCAGCAATTTTGAAAGCCATTTCCGAAGAGTCCACATCGTGGTAAGACCCATCTACTAATCTGACTTTCACATCGATCAAGGGATAACCTGCTAATATACCAGATTCACAGGTTTCTTTGATCCCTTCTTCTACGGAAGGAATATATTCTTTGGGAATCACCCCACCGACGATTTTAGAGGTAAATTCAAAGCCTGTACCTGGTTCTCCTGGTTCTACCTCTAAAACCACGTGACCGTATTGTCCTTTACCGCCACTTTGACGAATAAATTTCCCTTCTGCGTTTCCAGGTTGGCGAATGGTCTCACGGTAAGCAACTTGAGGCTGACCAATGTTCGCTTCTACTTTGTATTCTCGCAGCATCCGATCGACGAGAATTTCTAAGTGAAGCTCTCCCATACCTGCGATCACGGTTTGATTTGTTTCTGCATCAGTGGTGACGCGGAAGGTGGGGTCTTCATCGGCGAGTGCTTGCAGGGCTTTGGAGAGTTTCTCCATGTCTGCTTTAGTTTTTGGCTCAACCGCTACGGAAATTACGGGTTCAGGGATAAAGATAGACTCTAATATAATCGGGTTGTTTTCATCACACAGGGTATCCCCAGTGGTGGTGTTTTTCAAGCCCACGATCGCGCCTAATTCTCCAGCCCGCAGTTCATCCACTTCGATCCGATCGTTGGATTTCATCACAATCAAACGGGAGAGCCGTTCTTTCTTATCTTTGGTGGCGTTATAGATATAGCTACCTTTTGCCAGAACCCCTGAATAAATGCGAACAAAGGTTAACCGTCCATAGGGGTCCGCTGCCACCTTAAACGCTAAAGCTGCCAGTGGCTCATCATCACTAGAAGGACGAGTGGCTTCTGTGCCATCAGGAAGTACCCCTTCAATGGGAGGAACTTCGGTGGGAGCGGGGAGATAATCCACCACTGCGTTTAATAACAGTTGCACGCCTTTGTTTTTGAACGCTGAACCGCATAACATGGGAACAATTTCCCGATTCAATGTTCCTCGACGTAATCCAGCGCGGATTTCTTCTTCGCTGAGGGTTTCTTCGGCGAGATATTTCTCTAACAGTTCTTCATCGGTTTCTGCAACTGCTTCTACGAGCTTGGCACGATATTCTTGTGCTAACTCCATCATGTCTTCGGGAATCTCGGTGACTTCAATGTCTGTTCCCAAGTCATTGTTGTAGATGTATGCTTTCATCCCCACTAGGTCAACGAGTCCTAAAAACTCACTTTCCGCACCGATCGGAAGCTGAATGGGAACAGCGTTACAACGGAGGCGATCGCACAGTTGGTCATAAACTTTATAGAAGTTCGCCCCGGTGCGATCCATTTTGTTCACAAAGACAATTCTGGGAACCGTGTAACGTTCTGCTTGTCGCCACACGGTTTCGGTTTGAGGTTGTACCCCACCCACTGAACACAGAACTGTAATCACGCCATCTAACACCCGCATGGAACGTTCGACTTCGATCGTAAAATCCACGTGACCTGGGGTATCAATGATGTTGATTTTGTTATCAAGCCAACTGGTACTAATTGCGGCGGCGGTAATGGTGATCCCTCTTTCTCTTTCTTGAGACATCCAATCCATTACGGCGTTACCGTCGTGAACTTCCCCCAGCTTATGAGCCACCCCTGAATAATATAAGATGCGTTCGGTGGTTGTTGTCTTTCCCGCATCAATGTGGGCTGCGATTCCAATATTGCGGACTCGTTCTAGGGGGATAGTACGTGCCATAGCGACCTCCTTATTTGAGCAGTGCTGGTTTTTCTATACATTTTTGTCTGTTTACAATTTTATAACTTTTTTTACATTTCCACCGCAGATCGGGGAATTACTGCTCAGTTTTCCCACTTAATAGCGATAGTGTGCAAATGCTTTGTTTGCTTCTGCCATTTTGTGGGTTTCTTCGCGCTTGCGGATGGTGCTACCCGTTTCGTTCGCTGCGTCCATGATTTCGTTGGCAAATCGCATCGCCATAGTTTTTCCTGATCGATTGCGACTATACTGCGATAACCAACGCAAGGCGAGACTGGTTCCTCTTTCGGGACGGACTTCCATCGGGACTTGATAGGTTGCTCCCCCCACCCGTCTGGCTTTTACCTGGACTAAAGGGGTAACATTACGCACCGCTTGTTCAAAGGTATCTAGGGGATCGCCATTGGTTTTTTCTTCTACGATTTTGAAGGCATCGTAGAGGATTCTGGAAGCCACTGATTTTTTCCCGTCCATCATCAACCGTCGAATCATCATGCTTACCAAACGGCTATTATACACAGGATCGGGAGGAACTGGGGGTTTTTTGACATTACTCCGACGAGACATAGTTCAGTAATTTTCCTAATTTCGCTTATTCTTTGGGACGTTTTGTGCCGTATTTCGATCGACCTTGACGGCGATCTTTCACGCCAGTGGTGTCGAGAGTACCACGAACAATGTGATAGCGCACCCCTGGTAAATCTTTTACCCGTCCTCCTCTAATGAGAACGACTGAGTGTTCTTGCAAGTTATGACCAATTCCAGGAATGTAGGCGGTCACTTCATATCCTGAAGTTAGACGCACCCTCGCCACTTTTCTTAGTGCCGAGTTGGGTTTTTTAGGCGTTGCGGTATAAACCCGCGTGCAAACTCCGCGCCGTTGGGGACATTCTTTTAAGGCGGGTGATTTTGTCTTTTGAGTTAACTTCGATCGTTCGTTTCGGATCAGTTGCTGGATTGTGGGCATGAGGCAAGCCTTTTACAATTCCTAATTTAATGCTATATTTCCTGTCGCCTAAGTTTTTAAGTCAACAGCACCCCATTGTATCCCTTTTTTTTCGGGTTTGTCAAGATGAATTCTGAGGTAAGTTGCCTTAGGCAAAAGGCAAGAGGCAAGAGGCAAGAGGTAAGAGGTAAGAGGTAAGAGGTAAGAGGTAAGAGGTAAAAGGCAAGAGGTAAGAGGTAAGAGGTAAGAGGTAAGAGGCAGGGTGCGTGACGATTGAACAATCAATTAACTTCCATTTTTACTCAGATCTGAATCGCCTCAAATCCTTATTTGGTAAAAATTTTAGCTTCCCAACAGCAAACTCTAATTAGTTGGAAGGGGTTGAAAGTTGGTTAATATCCATAAAACGGCGGGCAAACTGATAAAACTCAACACTGTAGAAACGACAACAGTTTTCGCGGCTCGATCGGGTTCGCCGCCAAATTCCCCGACCATTAACACGGTATTGACGGCTGCGGGCATTGCGGTTTGAAGCACTAAAACTTTTAGATCAAGCCCTGTTAAGTTTAACATAATACCAACAAAAAGCGCGATCGCGGGGGCAATAATTAGGCGTAAAACAGAGGCAAACAATTGATATTTTCCCACTGTAAAACGGGTACTAGCTAACTGCATTCCTAAAATAATTAAAGCAATGGGAATGGATGCTTTCCCTAACTGTTCAATGCCAGCATCTAACCGATAAGGAAATTCGACATTGAGAAGATGAAACACAATTCCTGCAATCATTGCCCAAAACAAAGGTAACTTTAAAGTCATCACAACGCCATATTTCCAACCGTTACCTTTTAGCAATGCGGGAATAACTCCAAATAGAAGAATTGCAGAAGTAATTAAACAAATAATCGCCCGTTCTAAACCTGCTTCGCCAAAAGCAAAACTGTTTAAAGGGAGTCCTAAATTACCGACATTTCCGAACATTGTTGTCGCTATCAGACTCTTTCCCACTGTTTCGGAAAGGTTTCCCAAGCGATTAATTCCTAATACCAATAAATACAATAAACCAGAGGTAATAATAAAGCCAGCGACTAATCCTAGCGCTCCTTGAGGCGCGATCGTGGTACGATAAAGTTTATCTCCCACTAAAGCTGGAATGAGGATATAAAGTGCAAGTTGGGAGAGTGTTGCTTGGTCTAGGGAAAGATAGCGT
This window contains:
- a CDS encoding ABC transporter ATP-binding protein encodes the protein MKQDPILKLQKISKKYSRQGIPAVKEVSLSLPQGHLLSLLGPSGCGKTTLLRLIAGFEQPLQGEITIAGTVVANTGFYLPPEKRDVGMVFQDYALFPHLNVGKNIAFGLKQNRSLSGTEIKKQVQAALDLVGLDGLENRYPHELSGGQQQRVALARALAPRPNLVLLDEPLSNLDVQVRLRLRTELRDILKAAGIAAVFVTHDQEEALSISDSVAVMQQGSIEQHETPEQVYLSPASRFVAEFVTQGNFLPASRNGKGWETEIGTFALDASQVSDAVGGDSGELMIRQEDMSLTPDESSEIVILDREFLGREHRYRLQLPSGMQLKVRTHQTPPLVPKTAVKLTIEEGMLQLFSSGSTLNRERLTAIH
- a CDS encoding molybdenum cofactor biosynthesis protein MoaE gives rise to the protein MENQDSFKIVFAPLILEEVYQLADDGANGAIVLMSGTVREQTAGKPVAFLEYQAYEPMAIKLFQQIAQNLRQQWSSVNRVVIHHRIGRLKIGEISVLVAVGCPHRREAFEACQYAIDTLKHNAPIWKKEASINPDGSIEANWVDCPRC
- a CDS encoding VOC family protein, whose product is MSATFKHVMLMVNDVNASVKFYSEGLGLPVKKNSPAWAELDAGGTTIALHAAEGANAGSSPILSFHVEDVLESVKSLEALGANLEGRIREPSFGKVAAIRTPDGHLVSLLQPNTN
- a CDS encoding RNA-guided endonuclease InsQ/TnpB family protein, producing the protein MEQTLTIVVKLEVEPEQATQLEETAQTFADACSWINENINHRLTNRNSIQAVCYNDVKEKFGLKANHIVRACARVASNRKTAKHKGRKVKGFQPTSFDCDGRTFSFREKDWTISVSTLGKRLRLPLRASNYHKGKLTGRKPTSAQICKHKDGQWYCHIQVTIDYAEPQKTDKVIGVDFGRREIARTSTNQGWDGKEVQQKRDKFSRVRSSLQKKARKGTRSSRRRCREVLKRLSGREKRYQKWVNHNISKAIIKGAKETNSAVAIEDLTGIRERTNEKPRNKTERRRSNSWAFYQLRTFLEYKGIKEGVKVIAIPPAYTSQTCHCCNHIGLRTNKSFKCSNSDCRWEGDADDNASEMIAKWGRSIVMRPGGSEILSCRISRATESPIHIA
- a CDS encoding DUF4332 domain-containing protein yields the protein MKGKNWSLEHLPRLDETTRSRFQDLGITTTQDLLLKAQTQQGKEEIARYLQQKPQQISKWVIMADLARLPSVGCEYCGLLLHAGIGSIEQLKQMHPQKLHQQVLRLQIALFKRRDYCPSVSIVQNWIQDARKINQ
- the rpsJ gene encoding 30S ribosomal protein S10 — translated: MATLQQQKIRIRLKGFDRRLLDTSCDKIVETAQRTDANAVGPIPLPTKRKIYCVLRSPHVNKDSREHFETRTHRRIIDIYQPSSKTIDALMKLDLPAGVDIEVKL
- the tuf gene encoding elongation factor Tu; translated protein: MAREKFERTKDHANIGTVGHVDHGKTTLTAALTLTLSHSGRAKARNYEDIDAAPEEKARGITINTAHVEYETNKRHYAHVDCPGHADYVKNMITGAAQMDGAILVCSAADGPMPQTREHILLARQVGISNLVVFLNKVDQVDDEELLELVELEVRELLSEYDFPGDDIPIISGSALMAVEALTQKPDIAQGDNEWVDKIYELMDAVDDYIPTPERDVDKPFLMAIEDVFSITGRGTVATGRIERGKVKVGEEVEIVGIGDTRKSTVTGVEMFQKTLDEGMAGDNVGILLRGVQKDDIERGMVLAKPGSITPHTQFEAEVYVLKKEEGGRHTPFFPNYRPQFFVRTTDVTGTINAFTADDGSAAEMVMPGDRVKMTVELINPVAIEQGMRFAIREGGRTIGAGVVSKIVK
- the fusA gene encoding elongation factor G, with the protein product MARTIPLERVRNIGIAAHIDAGKTTTTERILYYSGVAHKLGEVHDGNAVMDWMSQERERGITITAAAISTSWLDNKINIIDTPGHVDFTIEVERSMRVLDGVITVLCSVGGVQPQTETVWRQAERYTVPRIVFVNKMDRTGANFYKVYDQLCDRLRCNAVPIQLPIGAESEFLGLVDLVGMKAYIYNNDLGTDIEVTEIPEDMMELAQEYRAKLVEAVAETDEELLEKYLAEETLSEEEIRAGLRRGTLNREIVPMLCGSAFKNKGVQLLLNAVVDYLPAPTEVPPIEGVLPDGTEATRPSSDDEPLAALAFKVAADPYGRLTFVRIYSGVLAKGSYIYNATKDKKERLSRLIVMKSNDRIEVDELRAGELGAIVGLKNTTTGDTLCDENNPIILESIFIPEPVISVAVEPKTKADMEKLSKALQALADEDPTFRVTTDAETNQTVIAGMGELHLEILVDRMLREYKVEANIGQPQVAYRETIRQPGNAEGKFIRQSGGKGQYGHVVLEVEPGEPGTGFEFTSKIVGGVIPKEYIPSVEEGIKETCESGILAGYPLIDVKVRLVDGSYHDVDSSEMAFKIAGSMGIREAAKKASPALLEPMMKVEVEVPEDFLGDVMGDLNSRRGQIGNMNTDDGLAKISAEVPLAEMFGYATDIRSKTQGRGIFTMEFSHYAEVPNHVAEAVIAKNQGNA
- the rpsG gene encoding 30S ribosomal protein S7 — encoded protein: MSRRSNVKKPPVPPDPVYNSRLVSMMIRRLMMDGKKSVASRILYDAFKIVEEKTNGDPLDTFEQAVRNVTPLVQVKARRVGGATYQVPMEVRPERGTSLALRWLSQYSRNRSGKTMAMRFANEIMDAANETGSTIRKREETHKMAEANKAFAHYRY
- the rpsL gene encoding 30S ribosomal protein S12, with translation MPTIQQLIRNERSKLTQKTKSPALKECPQRRGVCTRVYTATPKKPNSALRKVARVRLTSGYEVTAYIPGIGHNLQEHSVVLIRGGRVKDLPGVRYHIVRGTLDTTGVKDRRQGRSKYGTKRPKE
- a CDS encoding AEC family transporter, translating into MTVLLPAIIPVALIIFIGAIGQRYLSLDQATLSQLALYILIPALVGDKLYRTTIAPQGALGLVAGFIITSGLLYLLVLGINRLGNLSETVGKSLIATTMFGNVGNLGLPLNSFAFGEAGLERAIICLITSAILLFGVIPALLKGNGWKYGVVMTLKLPLFWAMIAGIVFHLLNVEFPYRLDAGIEQLGKASIPIALIILGMQLASTRFTVGKYQLFASVLRLIIAPAIALFVGIMLNLTGLDLKVLVLQTAMPAAVNTVLMVGEFGGEPDRAAKTVVVSTVLSFISLPAVLWILTNFQPLPTN